TTGCTTTTGGCTGGGTGCATGGAGATTATTGGGGTATTTGTGATGAAGCAATTTGTGCTAACAAAGCGTAAAATATTCTTACTTGCTATTATGTTTGTTTTCATGCTTAGCTTTGGATTTTTAAGCCTTGCTATGCGTGAGATTCCTATGGGGACAACTTATGCGATATGGACAGGTAT
The Helicobacter ibis DNA segment above includes these coding regions:
- a CDS encoding DMT family transporter, encoding MLSWIYLLLAGCMEIIGVFVMKQFVLTKRKIFLLAIMFVFMLSFGFLSLAMREIPMGTTYAIWTGIGACGGVLIGILFFKESKSFLKLFFIFLIITSSIGLKLLS